One window from the genome of Sphingomonas lacunae encodes:
- a CDS encoding OmpA family protein, whose product MTSRFSAFILALFGALSLAACQTMPQSGFTRAQTEMLQSQGFVETEQGWQLSMADRMLFATNSSDVQPEMAGRIATMAQGLQSVGLTSARVEGHTDSSGSEEYNARLSEARANAVAVIMQANGFPAAGLAIRGWGESLPIADNATEEGMAQNRRVVVIVTAL is encoded by the coding sequence ATGACCAGTCGTTTTTCAGCCTTCATCCTGGCGCTGTTCGGTGCGCTCAGCCTCGCGGCATGCCAGACGATGCCGCAATCGGGCTTCACCCGTGCGCAGACCGAGATGCTCCAGTCCCAGGGTTTTGTCGAAACCGAACAAGGGTGGCAATTGTCGATGGCCGACCGCATGTTGTTCGCAACCAACAGTTCGGACGTCCAGCCCGAAATGGCTGGCCGGATCGCGACCATGGCGCAGGGGCTCCAATCGGTCGGCCTGACGTCAGCCCGTGTCGAGGGGCATACCGATTCATCGGGTAGCGAAGAGTATAATGCTCGCCTGTCGGAAGCGCGGGCCAATGCGGTCGCCGTGATCATGCAGGCCAATGGCTTTCCGGCAGCAGGGCTGGCCATCCGTGGCTGGGGAGAGAGCCTGCCCATCGCCGACAATGCCACCGAGGAAGGCATGGCCCAAAATCGGCGCGTTGTGGTGATCGTGACCGCCCTCTGA
- a CDS encoding Crp/Fnr family transcriptional regulator, translating into MNGSQSVFDRLVAAGSIRHFDDGEFIFQQGEPAIGLVMVVSGSMAVGRYRHDGTYNLLTVLGPGEVTGDTSYFAQARRLNDGIAQGRTSICTVGGVHLDRLIDTDAQVARFLLTSMATQMHRMIRLIDAERRHPARIRLGWLLLQECDPRDGLFDGSQQDLANLLGVSRVSLVSALAALVELGVVRRGYRKLWLTDRARLERWLAREAGPANAEP; encoded by the coding sequence ATGAATGGCTCACAGTCCGTTTTTGACCGTCTGGTGGCTGCCGGTTCGATTCGCCATTTTGACGATGGCGAATTCATCTTTCAGCAGGGGGAGCCTGCGATCGGGCTTGTCATGGTCGTTTCGGGATCCATGGCGGTCGGGCGTTACCGGCACGACGGAACCTATAATCTGCTGACTGTGCTTGGTCCGGGTGAAGTCACTGGCGACACCAGTTATTTTGCCCAAGCCCGGCGATTGAATGACGGTATTGCCCAGGGCCGGACCAGCATCTGCACAGTGGGCGGGGTGCACCTCGACCGGCTGATCGATACCGATGCCCAGGTGGCACGGTTCCTGCTTACGTCGATGGCGACGCAGATGCACAGGATGATCCGGTTGATCGACGCCGAACGGCGCCATCCCGCCCGGATCAGGCTGGGCTGGCTGTTGTTGCAGGAGTGTGATCCGCGCGATGGGCTGTTTGATGGCAGCCAGCAGGATCTGGCCAATCTGCTGGGCGTGTCGCGGGTATCATTGGTCAGCGCTCTGGCAGCGCTGGTCGAACTGGGGGTGGTCAGGCGCGGTTACAGGAAACTCTGGCTGACCGATCGGGCCCGGCTGGAACGCTGGCTGGCCAGGGAGGCCGGACCGGCCAATGCCGAGCCCTGA
- the ligA gene encoding NAD-dependent DNA ligase LigA: MALSEAEAANRLLRLAKEIARHNRLYHDQDAPEISDADYDALVRENAALEAEFPHLVRADSPSRMVGAPTSSALTKVPHAKPMLSLDNAFSGEEVEEFVARIRRFLALGDAEPVCLTAEPKIDGLSCSLRYEDGVLVRAATRGDGTVGEDVTANVRTITDIPERLTGAAPAVFEVRGEVYMAKSDFAALNAAQEAAEQKLFANPRNAAAGSLRQKDASVTAARPLRFLAHGWGEVSELPADTQMGVMRAIGDWGLPLSDLLIRADGAGAALAHYGHIESKRADLPFDIDGVVYKVDRLDWQARLGFVAKAPRWAIAHKFPAERAQTTLEAIDIQVGRTGKLTPVGRLTPVGVGGVIVSNVTLHNRDEIARLGVHPGDRVVIQRAGDVIPQVVDNLSRDEAREPWAFPDHCPDCGSEAVAEEGEVDVRCTGGLICPAQRFERLRHFVSRPALDIEGLGEKSIAEFLGYGWLERPGDIFRLKRHRDELVGREGWKDKSVDNLLAAIEAKRAPDAARLLFGLGIRHVGAVTARDLLKAFGTLPALRETAQAAHGGEAGALAQLTSIDGIGPAVVEALGDFFHEPHNVDLWEDLLSEVNPPAYVSNARQTEWSGKTIVFTGKLETMSRDEAKAQAESLGAKAAGSVSAQTDLVVAGPGAGSKLKKATELGIRVVDEAEWATIIAATGV, from the coding sequence ATGGCTTTGTCTGAAGCCGAAGCCGCCAATCGTCTGCTGCGTCTCGCCAAGGAGATTGCGCGGCATAACCGGCTCTATCATGATCAGGATGCGCCCGAGATTTCGGATGCCGACTATGACGCGCTGGTCCGTGAAAATGCTGCGCTGGAGGCGGAGTTCCCCCATCTTGTCCGCGCCGACAGCCCGTCGCGCATGGTCGGTGCACCCACATCTTCGGCGCTCACCAAAGTGCCGCACGCCAAGCCGATGCTCAGCCTCGACAACGCCTTTTCGGGCGAGGAGGTTGAGGAATTTGTCGCCCGCATCCGCCGTTTCCTCGCACTGGGTGACGCGGAGCCGGTGTGCCTGACGGCGGAGCCCAAGATTGACGGCCTGTCCTGCTCGCTGCGTTATGAGGATGGCGTGCTGGTACGCGCCGCCACGCGTGGCGATGGCACGGTGGGGGAGGATGTCACCGCCAACGTCCGCACCATCACCGACATTCCCGAACGCCTGACAGGAGCCGCCCCCGCCGTCTTCGAGGTGCGCGGTGAGGTCTATATGGCGAAGTCCGATTTCGCCGCGCTCAATGCCGCGCAGGAAGCCGCCGAGCAAAAGCTGTTTGCCAATCCCCGCAATGCCGCTGCCGGCAGCCTGCGGCAAAAGGACGCCAGCGTCACTGCCGCGCGGCCCTTGCGCTTCCTCGCCCATGGCTGGGGAGAGGTGTCTGAACTCCCCGCCGACACACAGATGGGTGTGATGCGGGCGATCGGTGATTGGGGTCTGCCGCTTTCCGACCTGCTCATCCGCGCCGATGGGGCAGGGGCCGCGCTCGCCCATTATGGCCACATAGAAAGCAAGCGTGCCGACCTGCCGTTCGACATTGACGGTGTGGTGTACAAGGTCGACCGGCTCGACTGGCAGGCGCGGCTAGGCTTTGTTGCAAAGGCGCCGCGCTGGGCCATCGCCCATAAATTCCCCGCCGAACGCGCGCAGACCACGCTCGAAGCGATCGACATCCAGGTCGGCCGCACTGGCAAGCTGACGCCTGTCGGGCGGCTGACCCCGGTCGGTGTCGGCGGTGTCATTGTATCCAACGTCACGCTGCACAATCGCGACGAGATTGCCCGTCTCGGCGTGCATCCGGGCGACCGGGTGGTCATCCAGCGGGCCGGGGATGTGATCCCGCAAGTCGTTGACAATCTCAGTCGGGATGAGGCGCGCGAACCCTGGGCCTTCCCTGATCATTGCCCGGACTGCGGCAGCGAGGCGGTGGCCGAGGAGGGCGAAGTGGATGTCCGCTGCACCGGCGGCCTCATCTGCCCCGCGCAACGTTTTGAACGGCTCCGTCACTTCGTCAGCCGCCCCGCGCTCGATATCGAGGGGTTGGGCGAAAAGAGCATCGCCGAATTCCTCGGCTATGGTTGGCTCGAACGGCCGGGCGATATCTTCCGCTTGAAGCGGCACCGCGATGAGTTGGTTGGTCGCGAAGGCTGGAAGGACAAGTCGGTCGACAATTTGCTCGCCGCAATCGAAGCCAAGCGCGCGCCCGATGCGGCCCGTCTGCTGTTCGGCCTCGGCATCCGCCATGTCGGCGCGGTGACGGCGCGGGACCTGCTCAAGGCGTTCGGCACACTGCCGGCCTTGCGAGAGACCGCGCAGGCTGCCCATGGCGGTGAAGCCGGGGCACTGGCGCAATTGACCTCGATCGACGGCATCGGCCCGGCTGTGGTCGAGGCGCTGGGCGATTTCTTCCACGAACCGCACAACGTCGATCTGTGGGAAGACCTCCTCTCCGAAGTCAACCCGCCCGCCTATGTCTCCAACGCCCGTCAGACCGAATGGAGCGGCAAGACCATCGTCTTCACCGGCAAGCTCGAAACCATGAGCCGTGACGAAGCCAAGGCGCAGGCTGAGAGCCTGGGGGCAAAGGCTGCCGGCTCGGTCAGCGCGCAAACAGATTTGGTGGTTGCAGGACCCGGGGCAGGGTCCAAATTGAAGAAGGCGACCGAACTGGGCATTCGCGTGGTGGACGAAGCCGAATGGGCCACCATCATTGCCGCGACCGGTGTCTAA
- the recN gene encoding DNA repair protein RecN yields the protein MLTALSIRDVVLIEALDLDFNDGLGVLTGETGAGKSILLDALGLALGSRADSGLVRHGTDRARVTASFAPLKAGHAALDLLDEAGIEVEPGEPLVIRREVKRDGGSRGFIADQPASAALLRDVGATLVEIHGQHDERGLLNPRGHRALLDAFGQIDLSSVAQSHGEWRAAETALAEARERLLNDVSEREWLDHSIAEIAALAPEAGEEEALAAARSDMQKGARLVDEMDGVDKLLAGSDGALAQLRAATRRLDRLAAEHPLFAEALAAFDRALIEAGEGEDSLSKAAEALRFDPAELDRIETRLFDLRALARKHRVEADGLAALLEDLTARRAAIDAGEQSLADLESRVARSQSAYRNAAEALHAARVKAAAALDKAVASELAPLKLDAAQFRTAVEPLDQSQWGPHGADRVEFLIATNPGAPFAGLMKIASGGELSRFLLALKVSLAEVGGAGTIIFDEIDRGVGGAVASAIGERLSRLSDSRQLLVVTHSPQVAARGTQHYMIAKTSDGTVARTGVRSLDAGERQEEIARMLSGADITDEARAQAARLMEVV from the coding sequence ATGCTGACGGCCCTTTCCATCCGCGACGTGGTTTTGATCGAGGCGCTTGACCTTGATTTTAACGACGGCCTTGGTGTGCTCACCGGGGAAACCGGAGCCGGCAAATCGATCCTGCTCGATGCATTGGGACTGGCGCTGGGCAGCCGGGCCGATAGCGGCCTGGTCCGCCACGGCACCGACAGGGCCCGGGTTACCGCCAGTTTTGCCCCGCTCAAGGCCGGTCATGCCGCACTCGATCTGCTTGATGAAGCCGGCATAGAGGTGGAACCTGGCGAACCGCTTGTCATCCGCCGGGAGGTCAAGCGCGACGGCGGCAGCCGCGGCTTCATCGCCGACCAGCCAGCGTCGGCGGCGCTGCTTCGCGATGTTGGCGCGACGCTGGTGGAAATTCACGGCCAGCATGATGAGCGGGGCCTCCTCAATCCGCGCGGTCACCGCGCCCTGCTCGACGCCTTTGGGCAGATTGACCTGTCTTCAGTCGCCCAGTCCCATGGCGAATGGCGTGCGGCCGAAACAGCGTTGGCCGAAGCGCGTGAACGCTTGCTCAACGATGTCAGCGAACGCGAATGGCTCGACCACAGCATCGCCGAAATCGCCGCGCTCGCGCCCGAGGCGGGCGAGGAGGAGGCCCTCGCCGCTGCGCGCTCGGACATGCAAAAGGGCGCCCGGCTCGTAGATGAGATGGATGGCGTCGACAAATTGTTGGCCGGGTCTGATGGTGCGCTTGCCCAATTGCGCGCTGCCACCCGCCGGCTCGACCGCCTCGCTGCCGAGCACCCGCTGTTCGCCGAGGCACTGGCAGCCTTTGACCGCGCGCTGATTGAGGCGGGAGAGGGCGAAGACAGCTTGTCCAAGGCTGCCGAGGCCTTGCGTTTTGACCCGGCCGAACTGGATCGCATTGAAACCCGCCTGTTTGATCTGCGCGCACTGGCCCGCAAGCATCGCGTCGAAGCGGATGGGCTCGCCGCGTTGCTGGAGGATCTGACCGCGCGCCGTGCCGCCATTGATGCCGGGGAGCAAAGCCTCGCTGATCTGGAAAGTAGGGTTGCCCGCAGCCAGTCCGCCTATCGCAACGCCGCCGAGGCGCTGCACGCGGCGCGGGTCAAAGCCGCTGCCGCGCTCGACAAGGCGGTGGCGAGTGAACTGGCTCCGCTGAAACTCGACGCGGCGCAATTCCGCACGGCTGTCGAGCCCCTCGACCAGTCGCAATGGGGGCCGCACGGTGCCGACCGTGTCGAATTCCTCATCGCCACCAATCCCGGCGCGCCCTTCGCCGGGCTGATGAAGATTGCCTCGGGCGGCGAATTGTCGCGCTTCCTGCTCGCGCTCAAGGTCAGCCTTGCCGAAGTCGGTGGCGCCGGCACGATCATCTTTGACGAGATCGACCGGGGCGTGGGCGGCGCAGTCGCCAGCGCCATTGGTGAGCGCCTGTCGCGCCTTTCGGACAGTCGCCAACTGCTCGTCGTCACGCACAGCCCGCAGGTCGCGGCACGGGGCACTCAGCATTATATGATCGCCAAGACCAGCGACGGCACCGTCGCCCGCACCGGCGTCCGCAGCCTCGATGCGGGCGAGCGGCAGGAAGAAATTGCCCGCATGCTATCAGGGGCCGACATCACCGATGAGGCACGGGCCCAGGCAGCGCGACTGATGGAGGTGGTGTGA
- a CDS encoding outer membrane protein assembly factor BamD — translation MNRKAKLIAAAVLPAILLAGCAGRTNAPRDTRYIARDVSTLYLAAKDRMDRGQHKIAAALFDEVERQHPYSPWARRAQLMSAFNYYAAAEYTDSIASAQRFLQLHPGNRDAPYAFYLIALCYYEQISDVTRDQRITEQARDALGELIRRYPESQYASDARLKLDLVNDHLAGKEMEIGRYYQRSSRWLAATMRFRAVVDQYQTTSHAPEALYRLTESYLSLGVQDEARRAAAVLGRNYPGSEWYERAYDLLGEHAPQQVNQTN, via the coding sequence ATGAACCGCAAAGCCAAGCTGATCGCAGCCGCCGTCCTGCCCGCCATCCTCCTTGCCGGTTGTGCCGGTCGCACCAACGCGCCGCGCGATACGCGTTACATCGCCCGGGATGTGAGCACCCTTTATCTCGCGGCCAAGGATCGCATGGATCGCGGCCAGCACAAGATTGCGGCGGCCCTGTTTGACGAGGTGGAGCGCCAGCATCCCTATTCGCCCTGGGCCCGGCGTGCGCAGCTGATGAGTGCATTCAACTATTATGCGGCAGCAGAGTATACCGACTCGATTGCCTCGGCCCAGCGGTTCCTCCAGCTGCATCCCGGCAATCGCGATGCGCCCTATGCATTTTATCTGATCGCGCTCTGCTATTATGAACAAATCAGCGACGTGACCCGTGATCAGCGGATCACCGAACAGGCTCGCGATGCGCTTGGAGAGCTCATCCGCCGTTACCCGGAAAGCCAATATGCGTCCGATGCCAGGCTGAAGCTTGATCTGGTGAATGACCATCTGGCCGGCAAGGAAATGGAGATTGGCCGCTATTACCAGCGGTCGTCGCGCTGGTTGGCGGCCACCATGCGTTTCCGCGCTGTCGTCGATCAGTATCAGACGACCAGCCATGCCCCCGAAGCCCTTTATCGTCTGACCGAATCCTACCTCTCGCTCGGGGTGCAGGACGAGGCTCGTCGCGCGGCGGCGGTTCTCGGTCGCAACTATCCGGGTTCGGAATGGTATGAGCGCGCCTATGATCTGCTGGGCGAACATGCGCCGCAACAGGTCAACCAGACCAACTGA
- the ubiA gene encoding 4-hydroxybenzoate octaprenyltransferase, with protein sequence MPSSVDSVPDTQLGLLMRLLPATVRPYALLARFDRPIGWWLLFWPCVWGVALAGGAIDHWPLLFWMLLGAMVMRGAGCVYNDIVDRDLDRQVERTRNRPLASGAVSLKAAWAWLLFLCGVGLVVLLQLPTAAQLVALASLVPVAAYPFMKRITWWPQAWLGLVFSWGVPVAWVAIRGEADWAMSLLYAGCIAWVIGYDTIYALQDVEDDAIVGIRSSARRMGNWVRVGVAGFYLLAIAGWAGALWLVRPDPLALLALAPAAAHLAWQVGTLDPEDGRNPLDRFRGNRTTGLLMAAACFVVGSTA encoded by the coding sequence ATGCCCTCCTCTGTGGATAGTGTCCCCGATACGCAACTCGGCCTGTTGATGCGACTGTTGCCGGCGACGGTGCGGCCCTATGCGCTGCTCGCCCGTTTCGACAGGCCTATCGGCTGGTGGCTGCTGTTTTGGCCATGTGTCTGGGGTGTGGCGCTGGCAGGCGGTGCCATCGATCATTGGCCGCTGCTGTTTTGGATGCTGCTCGGCGCCATGGTCATGCGTGGAGCGGGCTGCGTTTATAACGACATAGTCGACCGCGATCTCGACCGGCAGGTCGAACGCACCCGCAACCGCCCGCTGGCCAGCGGCGCCGTGTCGCTCAAGGCGGCTTGGGCGTGGCTGCTCTTCCTCTGCGGGGTCGGGCTGGTCGTCCTTCTGCAACTGCCAACCGCTGCCCAACTTGTCGCCTTGGCCAGCCTGGTGCCGGTCGCCGCCTATCCCTTCATGAAGCGCATCACCTGGTGGCCTCAGGCCTGGCTCGGCCTTGTTTTCAGCTGGGGTGTGCCGGTTGCCTGGGTGGCTATCAGGGGAGAGGCAGACTGGGCCATGTCACTGCTCTATGCCGGCTGCATCGCCTGGGTGATTGGCTATGACACCATCTATGCACTTCAGGATGTCGAGGATGACGCCATCGTCGGCATCCGGTCCAGCGCCCGCCGAATGGGCAACTGGGTGCGGGTCGGTGTTGCCGGTTTCTATCTGCTGGCAATAGCCGGTTGGGCAGGAGCACTTTGGCTGGTTCGCCCGGATCCGCTGGCTCTGCTGGCACTGGCGCCGGCTGCCGCTCACTTAGCTTGGCAGGTGGGGACGCTTGATCCTGAAGACGGTAGAAATCCGCTGGACCGTTTCCGCGGCAACCGGACGACAGGCCTGTTGATGGCGGCGGCCTGTTTTGTGGTAGGCAGCACGGCCTGA
- a CDS encoding 16S rRNA (uracil(1498)-N(3))-methyltransferase: protein MPATPAWPPRSAPRLFVEPLLAAGGVRHIDGNAAHYLCQVMRVKPGDAVILCDNESGEWAARVETVAKRHVDLVIVERLRVREAVPDLWLVIAPVKKPNFDLVLEKATELGVDRIVPVLTRRSVVDKVNLERARTIMTEAAEQCARTALPSIAELVPLAKLLAAWPNGRCLFMADELGGEPAAEVFAAAGAPAAILIGPEGGFDDAERQAIRALPQARPITLGPRILRAETAAIAATSLWMACAGDWR, encoded by the coding sequence ATGCCTGCCACACCTGCCTGGCCACCCCGCAGCGCGCCGCGCCTGTTTGTCGAACCCTTGCTTGCGGCCGGGGGTGTCCGGCACATCGACGGGAACGCCGCCCATTATCTGTGTCAGGTGATGCGGGTAAAGCCGGGCGATGCCGTCATACTGTGCGACAATGAAAGCGGCGAATGGGCAGCACGGGTAGAAACTGTCGCCAAGCGCCACGTCGATCTGGTGATTGTCGAGCGGCTCCGCGTCCGCGAAGCGGTGCCCGATCTGTGGCTCGTGATCGCCCCGGTCAAAAAGCCCAATTTCGATCTCGTGCTGGAAAAGGCGACCGAATTAGGAGTCGACCGGATTGTCCCGGTGCTCACCCGGCGGAGCGTCGTCGACAAGGTCAATCTTGAACGCGCCCGGACGATCATGACCGAAGCGGCGGAGCAATGCGCCCGCACCGCTCTGCCCTCGATCGCGGAACTGGTCCCTTTGGCAAAGCTTCTTGCCGCCTGGCCCAACGGGCGGTGCCTTTTCATGGCCGATGAATTGGGCGGCGAACCGGCGGCAGAGGTTTTTGCAGCGGCAGGAGCACCGGCGGCCATTCTGATCGGACCGGAAGGCGGATTTGACGATGCCGAGCGACAGGCCATTCGTGCCCTGCCCCAGGCCAGGCCCATCACCCTGGGCCCCCGCATCCTGCGCGCCGAAACGGCGGCGATTGCCGCAACATCGCTATGGATGGCATGCGCCGGCGACTGGCGTTAA
- a CDS encoding CshA/CshB family fibrillar adhesin-related protein encodes MTFAAPANAQTCGAATTQGSAPAGWQTYCWLDFSTYNDTTARSTAGQNFSFTLSDGAILTFNLRATSTAASAARSITAPSWGGAAVGNSAFLGIPGRPILYMANNGSTVTFTIRNILVTPPPGAPAVTAYAFVAADAESTDGAESIRFTTNGGGWQMLDSVNPISGGNMPTQSGIGTSTFDTTGGGLPSFTGGYIVGTTSPTTVTATMVGSGLQGVMFAVRFASIRLTKQIVGSRINAADQFTFRISATSSGTTLASGTTSGTGNGPFTAAAVSLASGIPLTISETMAPGSVSPLARYRGSLTCTNGTAGSTTPLPNNLVTSSYNFGALQFGDAIQCIFTNAAFPHVRLRKVMGSTGRTFSTDQFNVRIMNGTTVIASSTTSGTGTTVTGGDTSLVELNAGTAYTLDELGVGATSLSVYTPTMSCANAWAGSTTALPTSVPGPITPQLGDVITCTITNTRRNVAVLSIAKSSRVISDPVNGTTNPMMIPGAVVEYAISVTNIGNTTVTSNSLIMLDVLPPNVAYDRVTGVSFTNGTTTSGLNAFNPATMVTFSNQPSGGAPFSYTPVGTYDTAVTGLRIAPTGTMAAATSATATPSFTIRYRVLVE; translated from the coding sequence ATGACCTTCGCCGCACCCGCCAATGCCCAGACCTGCGGAGCCGCGACCACGCAAGGGAGCGCGCCTGCGGGCTGGCAGACCTATTGCTGGCTTGATTTCTCCACATATAACGACACCACGGCCCGGTCGACTGCCGGCCAAAATTTCAGCTTCACGCTCAGTGACGGGGCGATACTGACCTTCAACCTGCGTGCCACGAGCACAGCTGCCTCGGCTGCGAGATCCATCACCGCACCATCCTGGGGCGGCGCTGCCGTGGGCAATTCGGCGTTTCTCGGGATTCCCGGCCGGCCGATCCTGTATATGGCCAACAATGGCTCAACGGTCACATTCACAATCCGGAACATCTTGGTGACGCCGCCCCCGGGCGCTCCGGCTGTCACGGCCTATGCCTTTGTGGCGGCTGACGCGGAATCAACCGATGGAGCGGAATCCATCCGTTTCACGACCAATGGTGGCGGCTGGCAGATGCTCGATTCGGTCAATCCCATCAGCGGCGGCAACATGCCGACGCAATCCGGCATAGGCACCTCCACCTTTGATACCACCGGCGGTGGCCTGCCCAGCTTTACCGGCGGGTATATCGTCGGCACCACGAGTCCGACCACGGTGACCGCGACCATGGTGGGTTCGGGGTTGCAAGGGGTGATGTTTGCGGTGCGCTTTGCGTCCATCCGCCTGACAAAACAGATTGTCGGCTCGCGCATAAATGCGGCGGACCAGTTCACTTTCCGCATCAGCGCCACGTCATCGGGCACCACCCTCGCCAGCGGCACCACCAGCGGCACCGGCAATGGACCGTTCACCGCGGCTGCAGTGTCGCTGGCATCGGGGATACCCCTGACCATCAGCGAGACTATGGCGCCCGGCAGTGTCAGCCCCCTGGCGCGCTATCGCGGCAGTTTGACCTGTACCAATGGGACGGCCGGATCGACGACGCCGTTACCCAACAATCTTGTGACATCCAGCTACAATTTCGGCGCGCTTCAATTTGGCGATGCCATCCAGTGCATCTTTACCAACGCCGCCTTTCCGCATGTCCGCCTGCGCAAGGTGATGGGGTCGACCGGGCGCACATTTTCGACCGACCAGTTCAATGTCCGCATCATGAACGGCACGACTGTCATCGCCTCCTCCACGACCAGCGGGACCGGCACTACGGTGACGGGTGGAGACACCAGCTTGGTCGAGCTCAATGCCGGGACAGCCTATACCCTGGATGAACTGGGCGTTGGTGCAACCAGCCTGTCGGTCTACACCCCGACAATGAGCTGCGCGAACGCTTGGGCCGGATCAACAACGGCACTACCCACCAGCGTGCCAGGCCCCATCACGCCGCAACTGGGTGATGTCATAACGTGCACCATTACCAACACGCGGCGTAACGTGGCAGTCCTGTCGATCGCCAAAAGCTCACGGGTCATTTCCGATCCTGTCAATGGCACCACCAATCCGATGATGATCCCCGGCGCTGTGGTCGAATATGCCATCAGCGTTACCAACATCGGCAACACGACGGTGACGTCCAACAGCCTCATCATGCTCGATGTGCTGCCGCCCAATGTTGCCTATGACCGAGTCACCGGGGTCAGTTTCACCAATGGTACGACAACGAGCGGGCTCAACGCCTTCAACCCTGCGACAATGGTGACATTTTCCAATCAGCCGTCCGGCGGCGCTCCCTTCAGCTACACGCCTGTCGGCACCTATGACACGGCGGTGACCGGGCTGCGGATTGCCCCCACCGGAACGATGGCCGCCGCCACATCCGCGACGGCGACGCCCAGCTTCACCATCCGTTACCGGGTGCTCGTTGAATAA